ACAGTAGACGACATACTTGAGGTAATATTTTACACTAGTTATATACATTGTTTTATCTTcactgtattatttattttattgtttagTCTTTGCAAGCTGCTACAGTGTCTATTGGACCTGGACATCCTTTTCATTGTAATTTagaaacgatttttcaaaaaattcctgcagaatTAAAAGACAGAATGAACAGAAGGCAATTACCCGATGATACACCAACTGATACACCATCTGAAAAATCTTTGATTCGTCTGCATAGACAAGTTGAttattacttaaaaaatatCATATATGTTtagtatacaaatattaatttatttgtttccTTCTTAGACTATAAAATCACTTCAAACACTACAACGTATAGAAACGCAGTGGGGAATTTTGgttgataaaataatagatTTAGAAGATATAGCTAAGAATCAAGTGAGTCATGATAGAAGATTCAAATCAACATTCCCTGTACATCGctcttttccattttttgttatttataatccagttgttggtaagtattaaatattaatggaTGTAACAAAATTTCGTTCTTTACTCGATGTTTGTCATTATTCAAAAAATTTTAGAATGGTATTGGAAATGTGTCATAAAGAGTTATGTTCAAAAAATAGCAGCTATTGTTGCTGGCTGCCTTTCAGCAGCTGTTGTATGGTCAgaagtaacattttttaacaaatctCCAGTGTTGTCATTATTTGCCCAATTCTTGAATCTAGCTAAAGAAAACTatgattattttacaattgaGGTAAGAATCAAATTTAATACTAGCAAATAACAGTTTTATTTTGAGaactggaatatttttttcagtTACTATCCACATTGATAATTGCATACCTGTGTTACTGCGCTTATTCAACTGTTTTAAAAATCCGTGTCTTGAATTTGTATTACCTGGCACCACATCATCAAACTAATGAATACAGTTTAATATTCAGTGGTATGATGTTATGTCGTCTTACACCACCTATGTGTTTGAACTTTTTGGGTCTCATCCACATGGATTCACACATTATAAAAACTCACATATTGGAAACTCATTACACTCAAGTAAATACATTACCTTAATAATGGATAATTGCTAGGTATGTATGGTTGTTGTAAATCATctgataatttatatatttaggtAATGGGTCATATGGATGTTATTTCCATCATATCCGATGGATTTAATGTATACTTTCCAATGGCTATTTTGGCATTTTGTCTAGCAACATACTTTAGTGTAGGAAGCAGATTACTTTCTATTTTGGGtttccaacaatttcttgatgATGATGAATTTACAACAGATATTGTTGAAGATGGCCGAGAATTAATAAAACGAGGTAAAATAATGTTCATGTAATTTCAGGATTAATGCATTTGCTTACAAACTTAATAAATGTAACACATATATTTATGCGTGTTACTTGTAGAGAGGCGTAAACGACAAAGGGCAGAAGATTCAATGTACAGAAGACGTGAATTTCAAGAAAGATTTAGcaatacctcaagttcgtctCGTTATAGAACATCTCGGCAAAGTACTGATACAGGTATATAGTGTAATTATTTTATAGGGATAACTTCAAAGTTGACTTGAGGTACTAAAATTAGTACTTAATGATTAATCAAATTTGCGTGTTTCAGTACGACCTCTGAAGCGGGACGAATCAGTAGAATCCGCAAGGGCTGGACTGTTACGTGACTTCGATCCTGCGGATTATTATATTGGCACGACACCCGGTGTTGATAGCTATGGTGCAAATAATAGTTACGATAGAAACTACCAGGCGGATGATTTTTATGAAGAACGTATGGATAATGCAAGAGCATTCACTACAAATACAAATCGTGTAGGACCTCCACCGAGAGGATTGTTCGACGATATTTAAATAGAATCAAATACTGTTTAACTTTCATCTAATAATATGAATTACTAAACAAGTACACTTATAGTTAATAATACTCATATTTAACTATCTATACTTGGTATTATGCGTCAACTTTATTAAGATCCTTAAGGGAGTGGTCTGAACGAGGGTGCGAGCCTGATACTATCGTTGAACCTCTAGATCTATAACTTAGCTATCGAATGTCATCTAATACTATTTGAAAGGAATAAAACTATGGAAGAATTTTGTATTGCACAGGTTgtgaatataattaaattctgTATTAGAATGGTAGAGATCGTATAAGGTAGTGCTATCGTTAATACAGAATTAGTTACAGTGTAAATTGAAAGATGTGATTAAAGAAGTCTCAATTTTACGTATATTCACTGCttattatcaaatttttaaGCAAAAAAAAAGTGGCATGCATGCATGCGCATAAGATTGTCATTGATGTTTTgaagtttaattaattttattcatatttataacttttaccattgataaaataataatacatcaaTTATGTATGaattaagaaattataaaaatagttttattGATCTAATGTAAAGTGTTAAATTTCATACAATatttgatacatttttaataatgtATGCATAGCACATATATAGGTAAATATAAACTTATTACTATAGTGAAAAGAATTAAAATCTcataaattaacaaattttagtGAATTCTAAATAGTCGCAATTTCCTTTTTGATTTTGAATAGCAGCTTGTTTTGTATTCAATACATAacttttatgtataaatttCTATTCACATAGGTAAAGATAATTGCACATTGCTTAaaacataataaaataaaaatagaaaaaagttgATTTTATATACTATGTATACTCCTGTAGAGCAcataaaaaagaagagaaataatgtattaattgattatatttagaataattaattatatcatTATATAGCCTAATATAAGTTGGTATTTATAATTACTATAATATTGAAACATGTTATAATATCAAATAGGAAACAACTTATTGCAtgattttgtatatatatagataatACATATaagaatgaaattatttaaatatttataatagcaAATACAAACAGACATTCATTTACCTTTGTTACGGACGTTAACCGTTCAGTGTTATTATTTTAACAAAGTTAcaacaaattaatatttaatatttaaatttattcaatgCTATACATTTTTAGTAaggtttcaaatttaaaaagacttttattttactttggtaacaattcaatttttttgtaaatagtgtacaaatatttatattatatgatTTGACATGtaatatgaaatttatttattgttatatgtcatacgtgcATGTATCCAATAAatagatttattttatattatgcaTGTATAAAGGAGTAAAATTTGAACTTCAAAAGGGattaaatcaatattttttctattatgcaaaatgaaattatgtatatcaattttattgcaaatatttcaTACAGGTATGGAAACAATTAAGAAAATGtgtgtttaaaatatatttgcaatatTAACGACATCtgctaataaatatttaatgtattaacAAATTGAAAGAGATAAATCTCAACaacctttttttttgtattggattcaaagtatattttcaagtttgtattataatttaataatatttttatacaatttgacAAGCGCATATTGAATAGGTATCAGACATATGTTAATAAAGCACGAATATTTTCACTTTGTGTgaaatacgtttttttttttttttatacatttttgcaCTGTTCGTAAAATTGCAAGTATATAATTTCCTAAAAAAAGTACCCTATACGATTATGCTAAAGCAAGAACAAATCAATAAATCTTAAATAAAGTGAATAcattgtaattaattattagAATTATAATATGCAGTATAATTAGCAATAACATATTAATAGAGCCcatataacgtttatacgtgacGTATCCATGACAGAATGATACATATTCCATAAACATTTAACTCTGAATCAAATTGAAAGTAaagaattcaaatatttttaacaatatattttgtataaatgtTTTTAATGTAAACAATATTAGGCCAAGAATAtatgtatagatatatatacTCAATAACTGTCCAATATGTAAAGATTTATAAATTCGATGTACTTCAATAATTCTTCCAATTAATGCCAGTAAGTATTATCatttgtattttaaacaaaCTTTATGAAGTAAGTAAAAGAGTTTTTCGctaatttcaaaaaattatgaTTATTAAGTAAAATAAACTATATAAAATGTGATTGTTGctaaaatgaagaatgaaagagTATAGAcgattactatttttattatttttacgtgCTCTGATTGTGAGATGCGATTTTTTCCGTGTCTATATCTAGGACTCGTTAATTCTGGCATCAATAGTAGCGGTTCTAATAATAACAAACTGGACCGGTTTGCACGATGTTCAATCGCATCATCTTGTTTAAAACCGTGTGATCGAAATACATCGTTACGGTAATTCATCCAGTTCTGCAAATCAGTATCGTATCCAATATGTTTTATAGTGCTCAAAATGTCATTGTGATTCATATGAAATGTCATGGGTGCGATACCATTATTAGATATTCTTGTATAAAAATTACTTGCACAGCGGTGATACAATTCTGTGTTTACTACATCCTTCGTGTCACAACTTATAAGAAGAATATTTGGTTTCAGTGCTGCTTTTGTATCAAAAATATCTCGTGGTTCaccataaaaataaaatatgctaGAGGCATTAGTTTTTATGTAATTATAAACTATCAAGCAATGCTGACTGTTATCATATTGTGAAAATAATGTAGTGTCATGTTTACCATTTTCTGAACAATATTTAAAGCATAAAGTGTCGTTTTGTTGAAATTGACAAACTTCTCTGGCATATAAAGGTTTCTTTCCATATATGAGGCGGTCAGAGTATACTGGACTGTCCTGTGAACTGGCACActgtttacaaattttttgtcgAGGAAGAAAAAGTGTATTTATTAAAGTCTTTGCTGTTGTTGGactatatttttcataataatcCATGATATCACAATCAAGTGCATTGAGTTCTTCATAAACGTGATCCACTTTTGATGAGTATTTTATATCTGCATTATTATTCTCTGTGTTTTCCTTTATGAGTATATTACTCTGGTTGGTCAGTTCACTCTTAAATTTATCTACAGATTTATTTAAGTATTTTAAAGGTAGTGCTGATTTTTGACATTCACCTCCTGATATTGTTGAGAATTCTGTAGTATTGGACAAGGTTTCGATTGCTTCTAAATTAGTGATGAAAGTAGGAGATACATATTCATGTCTGACATCTGACGCATTTTCAGTTTCTCCCGATTCTTGAATTGAAATAAAACCGTCATTTGTAGAATTTACATCAACAGTTACAAAATTGCACGGTGGTATACTTGTTTTGTTTATGTGCGAAATATCATATGCGTGTGTCTCCGTGCATTGTGTTTCTATAATTGTGTTAGAGAGGTGCAATTTGTCATCGTGTTCTTTATATCTAATTCTATGTTCTTTCTCTAATCGTAAATGTTCTAAGTGTAACTGGCGGTGGTGAACACACGCAAAATTATATCAATTTGTTCTTTCAATTTCTTCCGATCGTAACTCCCGTTTAATTTTGTCTAAGTCATAAAGAACCTAAAaccaaaaatataagaaaatataatgCGAATACTCTGTTCTACAGTTAAATtattttctgaaaaatatttgcaGCTTAAATACAAACCTCTAGTATAGAAGAAGCGCTCCAAGCTTGAGTCCTGCAACTATCCTTGCAATATTCTCCATCTTTGTTAGTAAGCTCCGGAAGACCTCTCCAATGATTTGTTGATGCCTCTATAAAATGTCGAGAAATAATAGTTTCGATTGATTCAATCGTACGCCGCAATTCTTCTTTTCCTCCGACTAATGGAGCAAAATATAGTCGAGCACGAAGGAAATATCCCATGGGCcaaagccattcctgttagatAGAATAAATTACATTACTTTTATCACAaaacattttataataaaatatacttttaaaaaGATTACTTACAGGCCCTTGATGGTAATTCCAACCATGAGCTAATTTAGTATCTCCACTGTCATTAGAATTATCATAATATCCATTATATGCCCAATCTGCAGGATCTAATGTCTTCATTCCAAGTGGGCCtagcaaaatttcttctgcttTTTTCAATGCTGTCCATGCATGTTGTGGATTAAATAACTCTGGAgcctttttaaataataatattttaatattatgtaATTAAGCATAATATAACAATACTTAGCAGCAATATAAGCAACATAATTTatgttgtattttatttaaaagatgAACTATGTGAATAAAATACTTACAaccaccattgcaatggggaaATTAGGTCGCAGTTGATAATCAGCCCATACTTGTGTTGCTCCATGACTATCTTTAAAAATTCCACGACGATGAATAAGTTCTGGCTTCAGTTCTCCTTCTGTTGGCGTTTCATTAATATAGAAATACTTTTCAAAGTTCAGTGAAATTTTATCTGCCCATTGTTTATAACTCCATGTTACAACAAATCctgtaatattttgaaattataatagaaaatggaaataaaagtaaaagaataaataaaattcttaccaTCACGATTCTTTCTTTGCACGCTACCATGAGGGAAAAGGTTTTGCTTATATAGTTCAGCTAAGAAACTGAGGATGCTTTTGCTAAGTCCCACTATTTCTACAGCTGAACCATCTCTTGGTGTAGCAGGTTTTCCTTTATTACCAGCTTTTTCAGAAGATCCCATTTTGTCCATCCATGTACCGCAATTTGCATCATTTCCTCCAAATACAAATCCAGTTTCTGGGTGTACTCCAATTTGATTGTTAAAACCACGGTCTGTCATGTGTTCGTCAATTTGTCTCCCAGCATTTCTTTCTCTAAAACAAAGTCCTTGGAAATGCACTAAAAGTGCTTCTTGAATAACATCGTGTAATGGTTGGTCCTGAAAAtgcattacaaaatatattacatgcaatacatatatttaccaattttttcacgataaattatttatacgtaCTACTTGACCTGCAGGTAGTGGCGGAGAATCATCAGTTGGGAACAGTCTAGAAACTTTAtctgttaaaattttcaaaccaTTTGGCACTTCTTGTATATAACATTGAATTGTATATAGCCACCACCACAAAGCATCTCGACAGTTAtatctaaaaaatattgaagatgTCATTTagagaatataaaaattattaagagTAATTCATCTTTTACCTAGCATTTTTTCCTTTATCAAGTAAATTAGGAATAAGACCATGTCGTAAAGTTCCTGCATAACCGAGAATAACAAATCGTGCTTCGTTATATCTGCCTGTTAATATGAGTAATCCTCTTAAAGCAATGAAAGTGTCTCTGCCCCAATTTCTCATATAACCCGTTGCAAAATGTGGCAAACCAGCAGACAATGTCATGCACATTTGTTCACTTTCACCATTATATTGTTTAATTGTTGGCTTAGGAGAATCTAAATTTGGAGACAAATCTGGTAATGGAGCCGATCTTACTACGCCTCCTACTTGTATTGAAATCAAAGACAAAATCTTGATGAAGGTGGAACCATCCTTCACAAAGCTaaaaaacgataaattaataagaataaatataaaaaaatataaatatacgtcTGATTAAATACCTTGAGGTTAAACTATAACATTGTTCGAGAAGTATCATATAAACATTGACAATTATAACATCAAAGTAACTGGGTACTAAGTAGCGAGGTATCAGTTTAAATGGCTCTGTAGCTTCTTCAAGCCATGTTCCAAGGTCTCTGGTTCCATTATCTTCTTTTAATCGTTGCCACATGTAATCtgtatatttgtttttaaatattgtgtTTCATTAATCATAACATTATTTAAGAAGATATAATAAATTGGCTTCAGTACACTTACCTATTAACCAATTACCCTGTCTCAAATTAATGCACACCGGGTGTCCTAGATCATTATTTGGACGAATATCCGCTAATAAAGAAATAATgcctgaaaattaaatttccttgttattttatataatgaattatgaaaataaatagagaaaacaCGTGTATAATTTACCTTGTAATCCTGCATAGACAAGCGGACCATATCCAGGAATATCATACACGCCGAACTTATTTGAAGTTTCATCACGTTCTTCCTGATCGCATCTGTATAAGGCCTTATTTAGATCTACCAAATCCATACGAGAAGCAATAACACGTAAATCTGAACTTTTTGACGATGTTACCATCGAAATAGTATTATGAATTTTTGCAAGAGCAGGTTTTATATTAGCATGAAGTGACACTCTAAAATTAAACGTGTTAGTATTTATATACCATGTAAATTTATGAACAGATCTCTATAAAAAGAGTGTATAAAAATACTACCGAATAGCAATGATGGAACCAGGTTGAAAGTTTACAAAATTCAGCTGAGTTATCTTAGGATCACCGGAATCAACTTTCTCTAAAATTTCTGAGTCACAAATCTGTATGTGttctttcaaatttaatatgTATTCAGAGAAACCgtttatataattttcatctCGTGCATATTTTTCAGGGTAGTGGAAAGGTGAAGTACCATTTCTAAAAATCATATATATTATCAAAACGGTTTTGAAATATATGATAATaaacattcaaaaatatttaattacttaC
The Ptiloglossa arizonensis isolate GNS036 chromosome 3, iyPtiAriz1_principal, whole genome shotgun sequence genome window above contains:
- the LOC143144711 gene encoding LMBR1 domain-containing protein 2 homolog; its protein translation is MILGVFLIEIIVAFCLAATLLYKYGNIFRHHIFVTISVLIAWYFSLLIIFILPLDVSSTVFRQCVEQNVHNTTEASPDSITTIPFHTCKEPWPNVPENVFPNLWRIVYWTSQCLTWLIMPLMQSYIKAGDFTVQGKLKSALIDNAIYYGSYLFICGILLIYIALKPGLDLDGQKLKAIASSASNTWGLFLLVLLLGYALVEVPRGLWNASKPGYTLNYSYFKVAKLSLDKCEAEETVDDILESLQAATVSIGPGHPFHCNLETIFQKIPAELKDRMNRRQLPDDTPTDTPSEKSLIRLHRQTIKSLQTLQRIETQWGILVDKIIDLEDIAKNQVSHDRRFKSTFPVHRSFPFFVIYNPVVEWYWKCVIKSYVQKIAAIVAGCLSAAVVWSEVTFFNKSPVLSLFAQFLNLAKENYDYFTIELLSTLIIAYLCYCAYSTVLKIRVLNLYYLAPHHQTNEYSLIFSGMMLCRLTPPMCLNFLGLIHMDSHIIKTHILETHYTQVMGHMDVISIISDGFNVYFPMAILAFCLATYFSVGSRLLSILGFQQFLDDDEFTTDIVEDGRELIKRERRKRQRAEDSMYRRREFQERFSNTSSSSRYRTSRQSTDTVRPLKRDESVESARAGLLRDFDPADYYIGTTPGVDSYGANNSYDRNYQADDFYEERMDNARAFTTNTNRVGPPPRGLFDDI